One genomic window of Burkholderia diffusa includes the following:
- the dapB gene encoding 4-hydroxy-tetrahydrodipicolinate reductase, translated as MKIAIAGASGRMGRMLIEAVLNDSDAQLVGALDRADSPFLGQDAGAFLGKETGIKLTDDLDAVFAQADYLIDFTRPEGTMAHVAAALRHDVKLVIGTTGFTAEQKAELQAAAGKIGIVFAANMSVGVNVTLKLLEFAAKHFSHGYDIEIIEAHHRHKVDAPSGTALMMGEAVAGALGRSLDECAVYGRHGVTGERDPSTIGFAAVRGGDIVGDHTVLFAGIGERIEITHKSSSRVSYAQGALRAVRFLSARGAGLFDMQDVLGLR; from the coding sequence ATGAAGATTGCGATTGCCGGTGCATCGGGCCGTATGGGCCGGATGCTGATCGAAGCCGTTCTCAACGATTCCGACGCGCAGCTCGTCGGCGCGCTCGACCGCGCCGATTCGCCGTTCCTCGGCCAGGACGCGGGCGCGTTCCTCGGCAAGGAAACCGGGATCAAGCTGACCGACGACCTCGACGCCGTGTTCGCGCAGGCCGACTACCTGATCGACTTCACGCGGCCGGAAGGCACGATGGCGCATGTGGCGGCCGCGTTGCGCCACGACGTGAAGCTCGTGATCGGCACGACCGGCTTCACCGCCGAGCAGAAGGCCGAGCTGCAGGCCGCGGCGGGCAAGATCGGCATCGTGTTCGCGGCGAACATGAGCGTCGGCGTGAACGTCACGCTGAAGCTGCTCGAATTCGCGGCGAAGCACTTCTCGCACGGCTACGACATCGAGATCATCGAGGCGCACCATCGTCACAAGGTCGACGCACCGTCGGGCACCGCGCTGATGATGGGCGAGGCCGTGGCCGGCGCGCTCGGGCGCTCGCTCGACGAATGCGCGGTGTACGGCCGCCACGGCGTGACGGGCGAACGCGATCCGTCGACGATCGGTTTTGCGGCCGTGCGCGGCGGCGACATCGTCGGCGATCACACCGTTCTGTTCGCCGGGATCGGCGAACGGATCGAGATCACGCACAAGTCGTCGAGCCGCGTGTCGTATGCGCAGGGCGCGCTGCGTGCGGTCCGCTTCCTGTCGGCGCGCGGCGCCGGCCTGTTCGACATGCAGGACGTGCTCGGCCTGCGCTGA
- a CDS encoding MotA/TolQ/ExbB proton channel family protein translates to MAIPTGVVHYLESGDAITHAVAYVLLAMSIASWCFLLMKAWLLVRAKRQGPRALASFWRAASLDAGIAALAGADRERVFVPLAEAARDAADQHDPAALAARVERSERVLRALRHAMLRSQRRLEFGQVLLASIGSTAPFVGLLGTVWGIYHALGSIAASGQAQIENVAGPVGEALIMTAFGLVVAIPAVLAYNILGRLVRQLAEELDGFARDLHVFVCAQDA, encoded by the coding sequence ATGGCGATTCCCACCGGCGTTGTCCACTACCTCGAAAGCGGCGATGCGATCACGCACGCCGTCGCCTACGTGCTGCTGGCGATGTCCATCGCCAGCTGGTGCTTCCTCCTCATGAAAGCCTGGCTGCTGGTCCGCGCGAAGCGGCAGGGGCCGCGGGCGCTCGCTTCGTTCTGGCGCGCGGCGTCGCTCGACGCGGGGATCGCCGCGCTGGCCGGCGCCGATCGCGAGCGCGTGTTCGTTCCGCTCGCGGAAGCCGCGCGCGATGCGGCCGATCAGCACGATCCGGCCGCGCTCGCCGCGCGTGTCGAGCGCAGCGAACGCGTGCTGCGTGCGCTGCGTCACGCGATGCTGCGCTCGCAGCGGCGCCTCGAATTCGGCCAGGTGCTGCTCGCGTCGATCGGCAGCACCGCGCCGTTCGTCGGGCTGCTCGGCACCGTATGGGGCATCTACCACGCGCTCGGCAGCATCGCCGCGAGTGGGCAGGCGCAGATCGAGAACGTCGCCGGGCCGGTCGGCGAGGCGCTGATCATGACCGCGTTCGGGCTCGTCGTCGCGATCCCTGCCGTGCTCGCCTACAACATCCTCGGGCGGCTCGTGCGCCAGCTCGCCGAGGAACTCGACGGCTTCGCGCGCGACCTGCACGTATTCGTGTGCGCGCAGGACGCCTGA
- a CDS encoding ExbD/TolR family protein, translated as MAFGGLEHHKTSAPMAEINMTPLIDVMLVLLVIFIITAPLMTHAIRLDLPKVAASVARDTPQSVTLSIDDAGKLYWDDAPIALDALPARFRAAAAGAAPPELRLRASRATRYDVIAQVMGAAQAAGLTRIGFVTDMPPAGAAAPAAAGAAR; from the coding sequence ATGGCATTCGGCGGACTGGAGCACCACAAGACGTCCGCGCCGATGGCGGAGATCAACATGACGCCGCTGATCGACGTGATGCTCGTGCTGCTCGTGATCTTCATCATCACCGCGCCGTTGATGACGCACGCGATCCGGCTCGACCTGCCGAAGGTCGCGGCCAGCGTCGCGCGCGACACGCCGCAGTCGGTCACGCTGTCGATCGACGACGCCGGCAAGCTGTACTGGGACGACGCACCTATTGCGCTCGACGCGCTGCCGGCGCGTTTCCGGGCCGCCGCCGCGGGCGCCGCGCCGCCCGAGCTGCGGCTGCGCGCATCGCGCGCGACCCGCTACGACGTGATCGCGCAGGTGATGGGCGCCGCGCAGGCCGCGGGGCTCACGCGGATCGGCTTCGTTACCGACATGCCGCCGGCGGGCGCCGCCGCACCGGCTGCGGCGGGCGCGGCACGCTGA
- the leuS gene encoding leucine--tRNA ligase, whose translation MHERYVPADVEAAAQGDWRAADAYKTKEDSQKPKFYCVSMLPYPSGKLHMGHVRNYTINDVMYRYLRMNGYNTLMPMGWDAFGMPAENAAMANGVPPAKWTYDNIDYMKGQMQSMGLAIDWSREIATCKPDYYKWNQWLFLKMLEKGIAYKKTGTVNWDPVDQTVLANEQVIDGRGWRSGALVEKREIPMYYLRITQYADELLNDLDGLGWPERVKIMQQNWIGKSFGVNFGFPYELDGEKALLRVFTTRADTIMGVTFCAIAAEHPLATRLAQGKPELQAFIDECKRGGVAEADVATMEKKGVATGFSVSHPLTGEPVEVWIGNYVLMSYGEGAVMGVPAHDERDFAFAKKYGLPIKQVIAAEGQTYSLDAWQEWYGDKEVAVCINSGKYDGLAYGAAVDAIAADLKAGGFGDKQVTWRLRDWGVSRQRYWGTPIPIIHCPSCGDVPVPEQDLPVVLPEDLVPDGTGNPLAKSEAFLNCTCPKCGAAAKRETDTMDTFVDSSWYFSRYTAPDAETMVDARTDYWMPMDQYIGGIEHAILHLLYSRFWTKVMRDLGLVKFSEPAKNLLTQGMVLNETFYREDATGKKTWYNPADVTVTHDDKGRPVGATLNGDGQPVVLGGIEKMSKSKNNGVDPQVLIDQYGADTARLFTMFAAPPEQQLEWSGAGVEGASRFLRRVWSFGATNREALAARAGFDAAALGDADKALRREIYSVLKQADFDYQRLQYNTVVSAAMKMLNAIDGAKGATPGVLRETYGVLLRVLYPVVPHVTFELWKALGYADEFGTLLDAPWPKVDEAALEQAEIELVLQVNGKVRGALKVAKDASREAIEAAAVADDAFAKFSDGKPAKKIVVVPGRLVNIVV comes from the coding sequence ATGCACGAGAGATACGTACCCGCCGACGTCGAAGCCGCCGCTCAGGGCGACTGGCGCGCAGCCGATGCCTACAAGACGAAGGAAGATTCGCAGAAGCCGAAGTTCTACTGCGTGTCGATGCTGCCGTACCCGTCCGGCAAGCTGCACATGGGTCACGTGCGCAACTACACGATCAACGACGTGATGTACCGCTATCTGCGGATGAACGGCTACAACACGCTGATGCCGATGGGTTGGGATGCATTCGGGATGCCGGCCGAGAACGCCGCAATGGCCAACGGCGTGCCGCCCGCGAAGTGGACCTACGACAACATCGATTACATGAAGGGCCAGATGCAGTCGATGGGTCTCGCGATCGACTGGTCGCGCGAGATCGCGACGTGCAAGCCCGACTACTACAAGTGGAACCAGTGGCTGTTCCTGAAGATGCTCGAGAAGGGCATCGCGTACAAGAAGACGGGCACGGTGAACTGGGACCCGGTCGACCAGACCGTGCTCGCGAACGAGCAGGTGATCGACGGCCGCGGCTGGCGTTCGGGCGCGCTCGTCGAGAAGCGCGAGATCCCGATGTACTACCTGCGGATCACGCAGTACGCGGATGAGCTGCTGAACGACCTCGACGGCCTCGGCTGGCCCGAGCGCGTGAAGATCATGCAGCAGAACTGGATCGGCAAAAGCTTCGGCGTGAACTTCGGTTTCCCGTACGAACTCGACGGAGAGAAGGCGCTCCTGCGCGTGTTCACGACGCGTGCGGACACGATCATGGGCGTCACGTTCTGCGCGATCGCGGCCGAGCACCCGCTCGCCACGCGCCTCGCGCAGGGCAAGCCAGAGCTCCAGGCGTTCATCGACGAATGCAAGCGCGGCGGCGTCGCCGAGGCAGACGTCGCGACGATGGAGAAGAAGGGCGTCGCGACGGGCTTCTCGGTATCGCACCCGCTGACGGGCGAGCCGGTCGAGGTGTGGATCGGCAACTACGTGCTGATGAGCTATGGCGAAGGCGCGGTGATGGGCGTGCCGGCGCACGACGAGCGCGACTTCGCGTTCGCGAAGAAATACGGGCTGCCGATCAAGCAGGTTATCGCAGCCGAAGGCCAGACGTACTCGCTGGACGCATGGCAGGAATGGTACGGCGACAAGGAAGTCGCGGTCTGCATCAACAGCGGCAAGTACGATGGCCTGGCATACGGCGCGGCGGTCGATGCGATCGCGGCCGACCTGAAGGCCGGCGGCTTCGGCGACAAGCAGGTCACGTGGCGCCTGCGTGACTGGGGCGTGTCGCGCCAGCGCTATTGGGGCACGCCGATCCCGATCATCCACTGCCCGTCGTGCGGCGACGTGCCGGTGCCGGAGCAGGACCTGCCGGTCGTGCTGCCGGAAGACCTCGTGCCGGACGGCACAGGCAACCCGCTCGCGAAGTCGGAAGCGTTCCTGAACTGCACGTGCCCGAAGTGCGGCGCGGCCGCCAAGCGCGAAACCGACACGATGGACACGTTCGTCGACTCGTCGTGGTACTTCTCGCGCTACACGGCGCCGGACGCCGAGACGATGGTCGACGCGCGCACCGATTACTGGATGCCGATGGATCAGTACATCGGAGGCATCGAACACGCGATCCTGCACCTGCTGTATTCGCGCTTCTGGACCAAGGTAATGCGCGACCTCGGCCTCGTGAAGTTCAGCGAGCCGGCGAAGAACCTGCTGACGCAGGGCATGGTGCTGAACGAGACGTTCTACCGCGAAGACGCGACGGGCAAGAAGACCTGGTACAACCCGGCCGACGTGACGGTCACGCACGACGACAAGGGCCGCCCGGTCGGCGCGACGCTGAACGGCGACGGCCAGCCGGTCGTGCTCGGCGGCATCGAGAAGATGTCGAAGTCGAAGAACAACGGTGTCGATCCGCAGGTGCTGATCGACCAGTACGGCGCCGACACCGCGCGCCTGTTCACGATGTTCGCCGCGCCGCCCGAGCAGCAGCTCGAGTGGTCGGGTGCGGGCGTCGAAGGCGCGAGCCGCTTCCTGCGTCGCGTGTGGAGCTTCGGCGCGACGAACCGTGAAGCGCTCGCCGCGCGGGCGGGCTTCGACGCGGCCGCGCTCGGCGATGCCGACAAGGCACTGCGCCGCGAGATCTACAGCGTGCTGAAGCAAGCGGATTTCGACTACCAGCGTCTGCAATACAACACGGTCGTGTCGGCCGCGATGAAGATGCTGAACGCGATCGACGGCGCGAAGGGCGCGACGCCCGGCGTGCTGCGCGAGACGTACGGCGTGCTGCTGCGCGTGCTGTACCCTGTCGTGCCGCACGTCACCTTCGAGCTGTGGAAGGCATTGGGTTACGCGGACGAATTCGGCACGCTGCTCGACGCGCCGTGGCCGAAGGTCGACGAGGCCGCGCTCGAGCAGGCCGAGATCGAACTCGTGCTGCAGGTGAACGGCAAGGTGCGCGGCGCGCTGAAGGTCGCGAAGGACGCGAGCCGCGAGGCGATCGAAGCCGCTGCGGTGGCCGACGACGCGTTCGCGAAGTTCAGCGACGGCAAGCCGGCGAAGAAGATCGTCGTCGTGCCGGGCCGCCTCGTGAACATCGTCGTCTGA
- the lptE gene encoding LPS assembly lipoprotein LptE yields MIRRSFLMLAVGSAVALSACGFQLRGQQNYAFKHLLVAGAPAPVEARLARLVEAGSDTKIVKSADDADAVLRMWESRGQNTLTLNKYGSAQEYALFYTLNYTLTSKDGTVLIPPSAIALNRAMTYSDQYTNAKAQEADILYGDMQNDAVDQLMRRLAIVHSLTPAPEDVVPGVAPGAPLPPPPL; encoded by the coding sequence GTGATCCGCAGATCGTTTTTGATGCTCGCCGTCGGCAGCGCAGTCGCGCTGTCGGCATGCGGTTTCCAGTTGCGCGGCCAGCAGAACTACGCGTTCAAGCACTTGCTGGTGGCCGGTGCGCCGGCGCCCGTCGAGGCTCGCCTGGCGCGCCTCGTCGAGGCGGGCAGCGACACGAAGATCGTCAAGTCGGCGGACGACGCCGATGCCGTGCTGCGCATGTGGGAGTCGCGCGGGCAGAACACGCTGACGCTCAACAAGTACGGTTCGGCGCAGGAATACGCGCTGTTCTACACGTTGAACTACACGCTGACGAGCAAGGACGGCACCGTGCTGATTCCGCCGAGCGCGATCGCGCTGAACCGCGCGATGACGTACAGCGACCAGTACACGAACGCGAAAGCGCAGGAAGCCGACATTCTGTACGGCGACATGCAGAACGACGCTGTCGATCAGCTGATGCGGCGTCTTGCGATCGTCCACTCGCTGACGCCTGCGCCGGAGGACGTGGTGCCTGGCGTTGCGCCGGGCGCACCGTTGCCGCCGCCGCCACTCTGA
- the holA gene encoding DNA polymerase III subunit delta, whose protein sequence is MQLRLDALEPHLAKGMAGLYTVYGDEPLLAQEACDRIRAAARAAGFTERSVHTVERGFDWSVLLGATQAMSLFGERQLIELRIPSGKPGKEGADALKTLAATPNPDALMLVTLPRLDAATQKSAWFTALQNGGVALKIDPVDRAQLPNWIGQRLSMHGQRVAPGDDGRRALQFIAERVEGNLLAAHQEIQKLGLLYPQGVLSFEQVHDAVLNVARYDVFKLNEAMLAGDAARLARMIDGLKGEGEAIVLVMWAVVEELRTLLRIKRGAAAGKPLATLLRENRVWGPRERLIGPALSRVSEAVLEKALAFAAKLDRQVKGLSAVTPGRRTQDDPPPDPWDGLFQLAMTVAGARGERPPTAGRVRR, encoded by the coding sequence ATGCAATTGCGACTTGATGCGCTGGAGCCGCACCTCGCGAAGGGGATGGCCGGGCTCTACACCGTCTACGGCGACGAGCCGCTGCTCGCGCAGGAAGCATGCGACCGCATTCGTGCGGCCGCGCGCGCGGCCGGTTTCACCGAACGTTCGGTGCATACGGTCGAGCGCGGCTTCGACTGGAGCGTGCTGCTCGGCGCGACCCAGGCGATGTCGCTGTTCGGCGAGCGTCAGCTGATCGAGCTGCGCATCCCGTCGGGCAAGCCCGGCAAGGAAGGCGCGGACGCGCTCAAGACGCTCGCGGCGACGCCCAACCCCGACGCGCTGATGCTCGTCACGTTGCCGCGCCTCGACGCGGCAACGCAGAAATCCGCGTGGTTCACCGCGCTGCAGAACGGCGGCGTCGCGCTGAAGATCGATCCGGTCGACCGCGCACAGCTGCCGAACTGGATCGGCCAGCGACTGTCGATGCACGGCCAGCGGGTCGCACCGGGCGACGACGGCCGGCGCGCGCTGCAGTTCATCGCGGAACGCGTCGAGGGCAACCTGCTTGCCGCGCACCAGGAAATCCAGAAGCTCGGCCTGCTTTATCCGCAGGGCGTGCTGTCGTTCGAGCAGGTGCACGACGCGGTGTTGAACGTCGCGCGCTACGATGTCTTCAAGCTGAACGAGGCGATGCTCGCAGGCGACGCCGCGCGGCTCGCGCGGATGATCGACGGGCTGAAGGGCGAGGGCGAGGCGATCGTGCTCGTGATGTGGGCCGTCGTCGAGGAATTGCGCACGCTGTTGCGGATCAAGCGCGGCGCGGCGGCCGGCAAGCCGCTGGCCACGCTGCTGCGCGAAAACCGCGTGTGGGGCCCGCGCGAGCGGCTGATCGGCCCCGCGCTGAGCCGCGTGTCGGAAGCCGTGCTCGAGAAGGCGCTCGCGTTTGCCGCCAAGCTCGATCGGCAGGTGAAGGGGCTGTCGGCCGTTACGCCGGGCCGCCGCACGCAGGACGATCCACCACCCGATCCGTGGGACGGCCTGTTCCAGCTCGCGATGACGGTGGCGGGCGCTCGCGGCGAACGACCGCCGACCGCGGGCCGCGTGCGGCGTTAA